Proteins encoded within one genomic window of Acomys russatus chromosome 5, mAcoRus1.1, whole genome shotgun sequence:
- the C5H16orf92 gene encoding fertilization-influencing membrane protein: MELCRWLPIWVWMCMAQLGTIDTAPRGDDTQASGLRASSQLLVDRPDFFDYSDSDQASILAVAQFIGEKPVTFVKTGSGFFQHILVGALLVAFFFLLFQFFVHTSFQKGA, translated from the exons ATGGAGTTGTGTCGGTGGCTGCCCATATGGGTGTGGATGTGTATGGCTCAGCTGGGGACCATAGACACAG cacccagagGGGATGACACCCAAGCCTCGGGACTAAGAGCCAGCTCCCAGCTGTTGGTAGACAGACCTGATTTCTTTGATTACTCAGACTCAGACCAAGCTAGCATTCTTGCTGTGGCCCAGTTTATTGGAGAGAAGCCAGTGACCTTTGTTAAGACAG GTTCTGGGTTCTTCCAGCACATCCTGGTGGGTGCGTTGTTGGTGGCgttcttcttcctgcttttccagtTCTTTGTGCACAC GAGCTTCCAGAAAGGGGCCTAA
- the Tlcd3b gene encoding ceramide synthase — protein sequence MLTPMVAGGVVFPGLFLLSKNTLQRLPQLRWEEADAVIVSARLVSSVQAIMASTAGYIVSTSCKHIIDDQHWLSSAYTQFAVPYFIYDIYAMFLCHWHKHQVKGHGGEDGTPRALGSTWAVIRGYLHKEFLMVLHHAAMVLVCFPLSVVWRQGKGDFFLGCMLMAEVSTPFVCLGKILIQYKQQHTLLHKVNGALMLISFLCCRVLLFPYLYWAYGRHAGLSLLSVPLAIPAHVNLGAALLLAPQLYWFFLICRGACRLFRPRGSPPPSPCQTQD from the exons ATGCTTACCCCAATGGTGGCTGGGGGGGTGGTGTTCCCCGGACTCTTCCTCCTATCCAAGAACACGCTCCAGAGGCTGCCCCAGCTGCGCTGGGAGGAGGCCGACGCAGTCATTGTCTCCGCCAG GCTGGTGTCCTCTGTCCAAGCCATCATGGCCTCCACGGCTGGCTACATAGTCTCCACCTCCTGCAAGCACATCATTGATGACCA gcACTGGCTGTCCTCTGCCTACACACAGTTTGCAGTTCCCTACTTCATCTATGACATTTATGCCATGTTCCTCTGCCATTGGCACAAGCACCAGGTTAAAGGACATGGAGGAGAAGATGGGACGCCCAGAGCACTGGGCAGCACCTGGGCCGTGATACGTGGCTACCTGCACAAGGAGTTCCTCATGGTGCTCCACCACGCAGCCATGGTGCTGGTGTGCTTCCCGCTCTCAGTG GTGTGGAGACAGGGCAAGGGAGATTTCTTTCTAGGCTGCATGTTGatggctgaggtcagcacacccTTCGTCTGCCTGGGCAAGATCCTCATCCAG TACAAGCAGCAGCACACGTTGCTGCACAAGGTGAACGGGGCCCTGATGCTGATTAGCTTCCTGTGCTGCCGGGTGCTGCTCTTCCCTTACCTGTACTGGGCCTACGGGCGCCACGCCGGCCTGTCCCTGCTCTCCGTGCCCCTGGCCATCCCAGCACACGTCAACCTGGGCGCTGCGCTGCTCCTCGCACCCCAGCTCTACTGGTTCTTCCTCATTTGCCGCGGGGCCTGCCGCCTCTTCCGACCCCGAGGTTCCCCGCCACCCTCTCCTTGTCAGACCCAGGATTGA
- the Ino80e gene encoding INO80 complex subunit E isoform X4, which produces MNGPADGEVDYKKKYRNLKRKLKFLIYEHECFQEELRKAQRKLLKVSRDKSFLLDRLLHYENVDEESSDSDATASSDNSETEGTPKLSDTPAPKRKRSPPMGSAPSPSSLSLPSSTGFPLQTSGAPSPYLSSLASPPYPPFPSDYLALQLPEPSPLRPKLEKRPRLPRKLKSDHSGRSVEEELDLGEAEGRESS; this is translated from the exons ATGAACGGACCAGCGGACGGCGAAGTGGACTACAAAAAGAAATACCGGAATCTGAAGCGGAAGCTCAAGTTTCTCATTTAC GAACACGAGTGCTTCCAGGAGGAGCTCCGAAAGGCGCAAAGGAAATTGCTCAAGGTTTCCCGGGACAAGAG CTTCCTTCTAGATCGACTCCTGCATTATGAGAACGTGGATGAAGAGTCCTCGG ACTCAGATGCCACTGCCTCCTCAGATaacagtgagacagaggggaCACCCAAGTTGTCTGACACACCAGCCCCAAAGAG GAAGAGAAGCCCTCCGATGGGGAGTGCGCCCTCCCCTTCCAGTCTCTCCTTGCCTTCCTCAACAGGGTTTCCCCTGCAGACCTCTGGGGCCCCCTCCCCGTACCTGAGCTCG CTGGCTTCTCCCCCTTATCCCCCATTCCCTTCTGACTACCTGGCCCTGCAGCTGCCTGAGCCCAGCCCCCTGAGGCCCAAGCTGGAGAAACGGCCCCGCCTACCCAGGAAACTCAAG AGTGACCACTCTGGCCGCAgtgtggaggaggagctggatCTGGGAGAGGCTGAAGGCAGGGAGTCCAGTTAG
- the Ino80e gene encoding INO80 complex subunit E isoform X3 has product MNGPADGEVDYKKKYRNLKRKLKFLIYEHECFQEELRKAQRKLLKVSRDKSFLLDRLLHYENVDEESSDSDATASSDNSETEGTPKLSDTPAPKRKRSPPMGSAPSPSSLSLPSSTGFPLQTSGAPSPYLSSMAVGPPDCPVGGPLAFPARGSGASVGAALTPLPPPKMPPHTILSTVPQQMFSDAGSGDDALDGDDDLVIDIPE; this is encoded by the exons ATGAACGGACCAGCGGACGGCGAAGTGGACTACAAAAAGAAATACCGGAATCTGAAGCGGAAGCTCAAGTTTCTCATTTAC GAACACGAGTGCTTCCAGGAGGAGCTCCGAAAGGCGCAAAGGAAATTGCTCAAGGTTTCCCGGGACAAGAG CTTCCTTCTAGATCGACTCCTGCATTATGAGAACGTGGATGAAGAGTCCTCGG ACTCAGATGCCACTGCCTCCTCAGATaacagtgagacagaggggaCACCCAAGTTGTCTGACACACCAGCCCCAAAGAG GAAGAGAAGCCCTCCGATGGGGAGTGCGCCCTCCCCTTCCAGTCTCTCCTTGCCTTCCTCAACAGGGTTTCCCCTGCAGACCTCTGGGGCCCCCTCCCCGTACCTGAGCTCG ATGGCGGTCGGACCCCCTGACTGCCCTGTGGGTGGACCGCTGGCTTTCCCTGCCAGAGGTTCTGGGGCCAGTGTTGGGGCAGCCCTGAcccccctgcctcctcccaagaTGCCCCCACACACGATCCTGAGCACCGTCCCCCAGCAGATGTTCAGCGATGCCGGCAGCGGGGATGATGCCCTGGACGGAGATGACGACCTGGTAATTGACATCCCAGAGTAG
- the Doc2a gene encoding double C2-like domain-containing protein alpha gives MRGRRGDRMTINIQEHMAINVCPGPIRPIRQISDYFPRRGPGPEGGGGGGRGCGEAPAHLAPLALAPPAALLGATTPDDGAEVDSYDSDDTTALGTLEFDLLYDQASCMLHCRILRAKGLKPMDFNGLADPYVKLHLLPGACKANKLKTKTQRNTLNPVWNEELTYSGITDDDITHKVLRISVCDEDKLSHNEFIGEIRVPLRRLKPSQKKHFNICLERQVPLPSPSSMSAALRGISCYLKELEQAEQGPGLLEERGRILLSLSYSSRRHGLLVGIVRCAHLAAMDVNGYSDPYVKTYLRPDVDKKSKHKTCVKKKTLNPEFNEEFFYEMELSTLATKTLEVTVWDYDIGKSNDFIGGVSLGPGARGEAQKHWSDCLHQPDTALERWHTLTSELPPAAGAFPLA, from the exons ATGAGGGGCCGCAGGGGCGATCGCATGACTATCAATATTCAGGAGCACATGGCCATCAACGTGTGCCCTGGACCCATCAGGCCCATCCGCCAGATCTCCGACTACTTCCCTCGCAGGGGGCCAGGGCCAGAGGGTGGCGGAGGCGGGGGCAGGGGCTGCGGGGAAGCCCCAGCTCATCTGGCCCCTCTGGCTCTGGCTCCGCCTGCCGCTCTCCTTGGGGCCACCACACCAGACGATGGAGCTGAGGTAGACAGCTACGACTCGGATGATACCA CTGCCCTGGGTACGCTGGAATTTGACCTTTTGTACGATCAGGCTTCCTGTATGCTGCACTGTAGAATCCTCAGGGCCAAG GGCCTCAAGCCCATGGACTTCAATGGCCTCGCTGACCCCTATGTAAAGCTGCACCTCCTGCCGGGAGCCTGCAAG GCCAATAAGCTAAAAACTAAGACTCAGAGGAACACACTGAACCCTGTGTGGAACGAGGAGCTGACGTACAGCGGAATCACGGATGATGACATCACCCACAAGGTGCTCAG GATCTCTGTCTGTGACGAGGACAAGCTGAGCcacaatgagtttattggggagATTCGAGTGCCCCTCCGCCGCCTCAAGCCTTCACAGAAGAAGCATTTTAACATCTGTCTTGAGCGCCAGGTCCCG CTTCCTTCACCTTCTTCAATGTCTGCGGCGCTGAGAGGCATTTCCTGTTACCTGAAGGAG CTAGAGCAGGCCGAGCAGGGACCTGGGCTGCTGGAAGAGCGCGGGCGCATCCTGCTGAGCCTCAGCTACAGCTCCAGGCGGCACGGGCTGCTGGTGGGCATTGTTCGCTGTGCCCACCTGGCTGCCATGGATGTTAACGGCTACTCTGACCCTTATGTGAAGAC gTACTTGAGACCAGATGTGGATAAGAAATCTAAGCATAAAACGTGTGTAAAGAAGAAGACACTAAACCCGGAATTTAATGAG GAATTCTTCTATGAGATGGAACTCTCCACTCTGGCCACCAAGACGCTGGAAGTCACAGTCTGGGACTATGACATTGGTAAATCCAATGACTTCATAG GTGGTGTGTCTCTGGGGCCCGGAGCCCGGGGAGAGGCGCAGAAACACTGGAGTGACTGTCTACACCAGCCGGACACAGCCCTAGAGCGCTGGCACACCCTGACCAGCGAGCTGCCTCCAGCAGCAGGGGCTTTCCCTTTGGCCTGA
- the Ino80e gene encoding INO80 complex subunit E isoform X2: MNGPADGEVDYKKKYRNLKRKLKFLIYEHECFQEELRKAQRKLLKVSRDKSFLLDRLLHYENVDEESSDSDATASSDNSETEGTPKLSDTPAPKRKRSPPMGSAPSPSSLSLPSSTGFPLQTSGAPSPYLSSLPEPSPLRPKLEKRPRLPRKLKMAVGPPDCPVGGPLAFPARGSGASVGAALTPLPPPKMPPHTILSTVPQQMFSDAGSGDDALDGDDDLVIDIPE, from the exons ATGAACGGACCAGCGGACGGCGAAGTGGACTACAAAAAGAAATACCGGAATCTGAAGCGGAAGCTCAAGTTTCTCATTTAC GAACACGAGTGCTTCCAGGAGGAGCTCCGAAAGGCGCAAAGGAAATTGCTCAAGGTTTCCCGGGACAAGAG CTTCCTTCTAGATCGACTCCTGCATTATGAGAACGTGGATGAAGAGTCCTCGG ACTCAGATGCCACTGCCTCCTCAGATaacagtgagacagaggggaCACCCAAGTTGTCTGACACACCAGCCCCAAAGAG GAAGAGAAGCCCTCCGATGGGGAGTGCGCCCTCCCCTTCCAGTCTCTCCTTGCCTTCCTCAACAGGGTTTCCCCTGCAGACCTCTGGGGCCCCCTCCCCGTACCTGAGCTCG CTGCCTGAGCCCAGCCCCCTGAGGCCCAAGCTGGAGAAACGGCCCCGCCTACCCAGGAAACTCAAG ATGGCGGTCGGACCCCCTGACTGCCCTGTGGGTGGACCGCTGGCTTTCCCTGCCAGAGGTTCTGGGGCCAGTGTTGGGGCAGCCCTGAcccccctgcctcctcccaagaTGCCCCCACACACGATCCTGAGCACCGTCCCCCAGCAGATGTTCAGCGATGCCGGCAGCGGGGATGATGCCCTGGACGGAGATGACGACCTGGTAATTGACATCCCAGAGTAG
- the Ino80e gene encoding INO80 complex subunit E isoform X1, which produces MNGPADGEVDYKKKYRNLKRKLKFLIYEHECFQEELRKAQRKLLKVSRDKSFLLDRLLHYENVDEESSDSDATASSDNSETEGTPKLSDTPAPKRKRSPPMGSAPSPSSLSLPSSTGFPLQTSGAPSPYLSSLASPPYPPFPSDYLALQLPEPSPLRPKLEKRPRLPRKLKMAVGPPDCPVGGPLAFPARGSGASVGAALTPLPPPKMPPHTILSTVPQQMFSDAGSGDDALDGDDDLVIDIPE; this is translated from the exons ATGAACGGACCAGCGGACGGCGAAGTGGACTACAAAAAGAAATACCGGAATCTGAAGCGGAAGCTCAAGTTTCTCATTTAC GAACACGAGTGCTTCCAGGAGGAGCTCCGAAAGGCGCAAAGGAAATTGCTCAAGGTTTCCCGGGACAAGAG CTTCCTTCTAGATCGACTCCTGCATTATGAGAACGTGGATGAAGAGTCCTCGG ACTCAGATGCCACTGCCTCCTCAGATaacagtgagacagaggggaCACCCAAGTTGTCTGACACACCAGCCCCAAAGAG GAAGAGAAGCCCTCCGATGGGGAGTGCGCCCTCCCCTTCCAGTCTCTCCTTGCCTTCCTCAACAGGGTTTCCCCTGCAGACCTCTGGGGCCCCCTCCCCGTACCTGAGCTCG CTGGCTTCTCCCCCTTATCCCCCATTCCCTTCTGACTACCTGGCCCTGCAGCTGCCTGAGCCCAGCCCCCTGAGGCCCAAGCTGGAGAAACGGCCCCGCCTACCCAGGAAACTCAAG ATGGCGGTCGGACCCCCTGACTGCCCTGTGGGTGGACCGCTGGCTTTCCCTGCCAGAGGTTCTGGGGCCAGTGTTGGGGCAGCCCTGAcccccctgcctcctcccaagaTGCCCCCACACACGATCCTGAGCACCGTCCCCCAGCAGATGTTCAGCGATGCCGGCAGCGGGGATGATGCCCTGGACGGAGATGACGACCTGGTAATTGACATCCCAGAGTAG